In Eupeodes corollae chromosome 3, idEupCoro1.1, whole genome shotgun sequence, a single genomic region encodes these proteins:
- the LOC129950730 gene encoding piggyBac transposable element-derived protein 4-like gives MDASGDNNEPTEDEDADVVDISSNIWAAVSGRSLKTFVFTDHHSIPGISNMEISSIRPIDLFGLMVTDEVYALIVLQTNLNANQSLSRSTVTRRSRMKKWDDTNVPEIRKFLGLVIYIAIIKYPAISLYWKTNQFYKNNFVPHVMSRNRFQLLLKCIHFAGNATIEGNRLEKVKYLLDILEKNFVSARIPGEILAVDESMIPWRGRLQFRQFNPGKSHKYGVKVYKLCATNGYTYTRSIYAGKFEHT, from the coding sequence ATGGATGCTTCAGGGGACAACAACGAACCCACGGAGGATGAAGACGCTGATGTTGTCGATATTTCATCAAATATTTGGGCTGCCGTAAGCGGAAGATCACTCAAGACGTTTGTGTTTACCGACCATCATTCTATACCTGGGATATCAAATATGGAAATCAGTTCAATAAGGCCAATCGACTTGTTCGGCTTGATGGTAACTGACGAAGTTTATGCACTGATTGTGCTCCAAACCAATTTGAACGCTAATCAGTCCTTGTCAAGGTCAACCGTAACTCGAAGATCTCGAATGAAGAAATGGGACGATACCAATGTACCAGAGATAAGGAAGTTTCTTGGACTTGTCATATACATAGCAATTATAAAATATCCAGCGATTTCTCTGTACTGGAAGACaaaccaattttataaaaacaattttgttcccCATGTAATGTCACGCAATCGGTTCCAATTATTGCTAAAATGTATTCACTTCGCCGGCAACGCAACTATCGAAGGTAATCGtttggaaaaagtaaaatatttacttgacattttggaaaaaaatttcgTTAGTGCCCGAATTCCGGGAGAAATATTGGCTGTTGATGAGAGCATGATTCCCTGGCGAGGAAGGCTCCAGTTTCGTCAGTTTAACCCTGGGAAATCTCACAAATATGGAGTAAAGGTGTACAAGCTCTGTGCCACTAATGGGTACACATACACCCGCTCAATTTATGCCGGAAAATTTGAACACACCTAG
- the LOC129950283 gene encoding general transcription factor 3C polypeptide 5, with product MSDTHVEMDTKYVSKELAVVEYPGNVQNVDKMLKTMGGITTISQVFSGEIKRLEVRYKPDNEFCKSLAGDAQANFGLVLKIKIRRSKRNPDEPPKYSVQVLGHTKKTYVFDSLADYTFLPIVKDKETGEARCAHQELVPKNVVDIDYFSRESLPPLCVPFQFARSDNIHTNLHRIDPKDDGTSDILGVLQKPYYDGREVIAFSLTEPFPMHPDPAVAKRMKVKYVSDEQLQIVKKLFDEIPCWTRVGLLYESGLSHDKLKHITPSVAYLFSNGPWRTMYTRYGYDPRKDFNSRYYQTFDLRLRYRTGMAELVPNAQKCGARGKDWERRPNESDIPVPGPDYPYLEEGKLPRSRQWILRYCDLRINKVKEMLDKIPTPLAGATCNEKTGWLPPGFDVQVRQIINNSFKETMREYYKNRKVQENSMEDDEYISDDIEPDKDSDEYDDDDGAEEDQEDIELDLDGDAVEVNSLKMEHMQVYDEEDL from the exons ATGAGTGACACACATGTGGAAATGGACACAAAATATGTAAGCAAAGAATTGGCTGTTGTTGAATATCCTGGCAATGTACAAAATGtcgataaaatgttaaaaacaatgggCGGTATAACAACAATATCCCAA GTTTTCAGCGGAGAAATTAAACGCCTTGAAGTTCGTTATAAACCGGACAATGAATTCTGCAAATCCCTGGCTGGAGACGCTCAAGCAAACTTCGGTCtggtattgaaaataaaaattcgccGCTCAAAACGTAATCCGGACGAACCACCCAAATATAGTGTTCAGGTTCTTGGACATACCAAAAAGACGTATGTCTTCGATT CTTTAGCCGATTATACTTTCCTTCCGATTGTAAAAGACAAAGAAACCGGTGAAGCCAGATGTGCCCATCAAGAACTAGtgccaaaaaatgttgttgacaTTGACTATTTTTC gAGAGAGAGTTTGCCCCCTCTGTGTGTTCCGTTTCAGTTCGCTAGGTCCGACAATATCCACACAAATCTTCATCGAATCGATCCAAAAGACGATGGTACATCGGATATTCTGGGTGTTCTGCAGAAACCCTACTATGATGGTCGTGAGGTTATTGCATTTTCCCTCACAGAACCATTTCCAATGCATCCTGATCCCGCAGTTGCAAAGCGCATGAAAGTCAAGTATGTTTCTGATGAACAATTACAGATAGTCAAGAAG CTTTTTGATGAGATTCCCTGTTGGACAAGAGTTGGCTTATTATATGAATCTGGCCTGTCTCATGACAAATTGAAGCACATCACACCTTCAGTAGCGTACTTGTTTTCGAATGGACCATGGCGAACAATGTACACCCGATATGGTTATGATCCCCGCAAGGATTTCAATAGTCGCTACTATCAGACGTTCGATTTGAGATTGAGATATCGAACTGGAATGGCTGAGTTG GTTCCAAATGCTCAAAAATGTGGAGCACGTGGCAAGGATTGGGAACGCCGACCAAATGAATCTGACATACCTGTACCGGGTCCTGATTATCCATATTTAGAAGAAGGAAAACTTCCCCGTTCACGTCAATGGATTCTAAGG TATTGTGATTTAAGAATAAACAAAGTAAAGGAAATGTTGGATAAAATTCCAACACCACTCGCAGGAGCAACGTGTAATGAAAAAACCGGATGGTTGCCTCCTGGATTTGATGTCCAAGTTAGGCAGATAATAAATAATTCCTTTAAGGAGACGATGAGGGAATATTATAAGAATCGAAAGGTACAAGAAAATTCCATGGAAGATGAT GAGTATATAAGCGACGACATTGAACCAGACAAAGATTCCGATGaatatgatgatgacgatggtgcAGAGGAGGACCAAGAAGACATTGAATTGGATTTAGATGGAGATGCTGTAGAAGTGAATAGTCTTAAAATGGAACATATGCAAGTCTATGATGAAGAAGACTTATAA